A stretch of the Uranotaenia lowii strain MFRU-FL chromosome 3, ASM2978415v1, whole genome shotgun sequence genome encodes the following:
- the LOC129755540 gene encoding TBC1 domain family member 13 isoform X1, which translates to MSLYKIRVAGLEDIIQQDEIDMKALRDFCFYGIPDCSGLRSLCWKLLLGYLGPKRNTWSSTLAKKRELYKQFIEEMVIPPGEQNGESCVDHPLSDGPESNWNTFFKDNEVLLQIDKDVRRLCPDISFFQQATEFPCESVVNYNRERKLHVRVAPSTLSSANVERKGLGVTKINLITKRATESYEAMDEGREAHWEVVERILFLYAKLNPGQGYVQGMNEIIGPIYYVMASDPNLEYRQYAEADCFFCFTALMGEIRDFFIKTLDESEGGIKGMMAKLSNMLKDKDCEVWNRLKDQELYPQYYSFRWLTLLLSQEFPLPDVLRIWDSVFADENRYDFLVKVCCAMIVLLRDQILDNDFACNVKLLQNFPPMDIKIVLKKASSLD; encoded by the exons ATGTCTCTTTACAAGATAAG AGTTGCTGGCCTGGAGGACATCATTCAACAAGATGAAATTGATATGAAAGCTCTCCGAGATTTTTGCTTTTATG GAATTCCGGATTGCAGCGGTCTCCGATCGCTTTGCTGGAAGCTCTTGTTAGGTTATCTAGGACCCAAACGGAACACTTGGTCTAGTACGTTAGCTAAAAAACGTGAACTGTACAAACAGTTTATAG AAGAAATGGTCATTCCACCTGGTGAACAGAATGGAGAAAGTTGTGTGGATCATCCGCTTAGTGACGGACCCGAAAGTAACTGGAACACATTTTTCAAAGACAACGAAGTACTGCTCCAGATCGACAAGGACGTTAGGCGACTGTGTCcggatatttcattttttcaacag GCCACGGAATTTCCTTGCGAATCTGTCGTTAACTATAATCGAGAACGAAAGCTTCATGTAAGGGTCGCTCCAAGTACACTCAGCTCTGCAAATGTAGAGCGAAAAGGCCTGGGCGTCACTAAG ATAAACTTGATCACGAAACGTGCAACAGAGAGCTACGAAGCTATGGACGAAGGCCGTGAAGCACACTGGGAAGTTGTTGAAAGAATTCTTTTTCTGTATGCaaagctcaatccaggtcaaggTTATGTACAGGGTATGAATGAAATAATCGGGCCCATCTACTACGTTATGGCTTCAGATCCAAACCTCGAATACAGACAATACGCGGAAGCTGATTGTTTCTTCTGTTTTACGGCTCTCATGGGAGAAATAAGAgactttttcatcaaaactttggACGAATCGGAAGGCGGTATCAAAGGGATGATGGCCAAGTTGTCCAACATGTTGAAGGATAAAGACTGCGAAGTGTGGAACCGGTTAAAGGATCAGGAGCTTTATCCGCAATACTATAGTTTCCGTTGGCTAACACTGTTACTGTCGCAAGAATTTCCACTGCCCGACGTTCTACGAATTTGGGATTCGGTTTTTGCCGATGAAAACCGTTACGATTTTCTGGTAAAAGTCTGCTGCGCGATGATAGT ATTACTTCGGGATCAAATTTTAGACAATGACTTTGCTTGTAATGTCAAGCTGCTGCAAAACTTCCCTCCAATGGATAttaaaattgtgttgaaaaaagCATCCAGCCTCGATTGA
- the LOC129755540 gene encoding TBC1 domain family member 13 isoform X2 has protein sequence MSLYKIRVAGLEDIIQQDEIDMKALRDFCFYGIPDCSGLRSLCWKLLLGYLGPKRNTWSSTLAKKRELYKQFIEMVIPPGEQNGESCVDHPLSDGPESNWNTFFKDNEVLLQIDKDVRRLCPDISFFQQATEFPCESVVNYNRERKLHVRVAPSTLSSANVERKGLGVTKINLITKRATESYEAMDEGREAHWEVVERILFLYAKLNPGQGYVQGMNEIIGPIYYVMASDPNLEYRQYAEADCFFCFTALMGEIRDFFIKTLDESEGGIKGMMAKLSNMLKDKDCEVWNRLKDQELYPQYYSFRWLTLLLSQEFPLPDVLRIWDSVFADENRYDFLVKVCCAMIVLLRDQILDNDFACNVKLLQNFPPMDIKIVLKKASSLD, from the exons ATGTCTCTTTACAAGATAAG AGTTGCTGGCCTGGAGGACATCATTCAACAAGATGAAATTGATATGAAAGCTCTCCGAGATTTTTGCTTTTATG GAATTCCGGATTGCAGCGGTCTCCGATCGCTTTGCTGGAAGCTCTTGTTAGGTTATCTAGGACCCAAACGGAACACTTGGTCTAGTACGTTAGCTAAAAAACGTGAACTGTACAAACAGTTTATAG AAATGGTCATTCCACCTGGTGAACAGAATGGAGAAAGTTGTGTGGATCATCCGCTTAGTGACGGACCCGAAAGTAACTGGAACACATTTTTCAAAGACAACGAAGTACTGCTCCAGATCGACAAGGACGTTAGGCGACTGTGTCcggatatttcattttttcaacag GCCACGGAATTTCCTTGCGAATCTGTCGTTAACTATAATCGAGAACGAAAGCTTCATGTAAGGGTCGCTCCAAGTACACTCAGCTCTGCAAATGTAGAGCGAAAAGGCCTGGGCGTCACTAAG ATAAACTTGATCACGAAACGTGCAACAGAGAGCTACGAAGCTATGGACGAAGGCCGTGAAGCACACTGGGAAGTTGTTGAAAGAATTCTTTTTCTGTATGCaaagctcaatccaggtcaaggTTATGTACAGGGTATGAATGAAATAATCGGGCCCATCTACTACGTTATGGCTTCAGATCCAAACCTCGAATACAGACAATACGCGGAAGCTGATTGTTTCTTCTGTTTTACGGCTCTCATGGGAGAAATAAGAgactttttcatcaaaactttggACGAATCGGAAGGCGGTATCAAAGGGATGATGGCCAAGTTGTCCAACATGTTGAAGGATAAAGACTGCGAAGTGTGGAACCGGTTAAAGGATCAGGAGCTTTATCCGCAATACTATAGTTTCCGTTGGCTAACACTGTTACTGTCGCAAGAATTTCCACTGCCCGACGTTCTACGAATTTGGGATTCGGTTTTTGCCGATGAAAACCGTTACGATTTTCTGGTAAAAGTCTGCTGCGCGATGATAGT ATTACTTCGGGATCAAATTTTAGACAATGACTTTGCTTGTAATGTCAAGCTGCTGCAAAACTTCCCTCCAATGGATAttaaaattgtgttgaaaaaagCATCCAGCCTCGATTGA
- the LOC129752860 gene encoding uncharacterized protein K02A2.6-like, producing the protein MNTSDSNHTPDPTVGSNGSLNGLPSGQQFHPAGMQQSFIRPTQFGQQPPTGLLLQFPGQQQQQQQSVQSSSSHHLSASDAILTQLLQQQQAFATQMLNQQQEFMRQQQEMFLRAMSSLSVQVPSNPEVILDSLSNHIKEFRYDPDNNITFAAWYARYNDLFEQDASRLDNEAKVRLLLRKLGAAEHERYVNFILPKLPKDHPFDETVRKLGILFGAAESLISKRYRCLQTTKLPSEDYVTFSCRVNKNSVDFELSKLTEEQFKCLLFVCGLKSECDADVRTRLLAKIEDRDDVTLEQLSEDCQRLMCLKRDTAMIEGTTGPAVQFVKQSRQQFSKNSPNKVQNHSANKNIPPTPCWKCGAMHYTRVCPYKDHKCSDFGQNGHREGYCVTEKKSEKPYCKNQNKTFRAQSVKILSVQQKRKFVHATINSAEVQLQLDTGSDISVVSKRVWEKIGKPSTTPALGKASTASGAPLQLLFKFACDVNVNGQQRRGTFYVVDKSLNVLGIDLIDAFGLWSVPISSFCDQITKPFTSLKQHEPALYHSTFPPTI; encoded by the coding sequence ATGAATACGAGTGATTCTAACCACACTCCCGATCCAACGGTTGGATCAAATGGGTCCCTCAACGGTCTCCCTAGTGGACAGCAGTTCCACCCGGCTGGCATGCAGCAAAGTTTTATTCGCCCCACACAGTTCGGTCAACAGCCACCGACGGGACTTCTTCTACAGTTTCCCgggcaacagcaacagcagcagcagtcggtgcaatcatcatcatcacaccACCTCTCAGCATCCGATGCAATTCTCACCCAGCTCCTACAACAGCAACAAGCATTTGCCACACAAATGCTCAACCAGCAGCAGGAATTTATGCGACAGCAGCAGGAAATGTTCCTCCGTGCGATGTCATCGCTCAGCGTACAGGTGCCGTCCAATCCTGAAGTGATTCTTGATTCGCTGTCAAATCACATCAAGGAATTCAGGTACGATCCGGACAACAACATCACTTTTGCTGCTTGGTACGCGAGATATAACGATCTGTTCGAGCAAGATGCTTCCCGTCTCGACAACGAAGCAAAAGTCCGTTTGCTTCTCAGGAAGCTGGGTGCTGCTGAACACGAACGGTACGTGAATTTTATTCTCCCCAAACTGCCGAAAGATCACCCATTCGACGAAACCGTGCGAAAATTGGGAATCTTGTTTGGTGCGGCTGAATCACTGATCAGCAAACGATATCGATGCCTGCAGACAACAAAATTACCCTCCGAAGATTATGTCACGTTTTCGTGCAGGGTAAACAAAAACAGTGTCGATTTCGAGCTAAGCAAATTGACCGAGGAGCAATTTAAGTGCTTGCTGTTTGTTTGCGGGTTGAAGTCGGAGTGCGATGCTGATGTACGTACCAGACTGCTAGCAAAAATCGAAGACCGGGACGACGTTACCCTGGAGCAGCTTTCGGAAGACTGCCAGCGGCTGATGTGCCTCAAACGGGATACAGCCATGATCGAGGGAACCACCGGACCAGCAGTGCAGTTCGTGAAGCAGAGTAGGcagcaattttctaaaaactctCCGAACAAAGTGCAGAATCATAGTGCGAACAAAAACATTCCCCCAACCCCTTGTTGGAAGTGCGGCGCAATGCACTACACTCGTGTGTGCCCCTACAAGGACCACAAGTGTAGTGATTTTGGCCAAAATGGACACCGTGAAGGTTATTGTGTAACCGAAAAGAAAAGTGAGAAGCCCTATTGcaagaaccaaaacaaaacttttcggGCACAATCTGTGAAAATTCTATCAGTGcaacaaaaacgaaaattcgTGCATGCAACAATCAACAGTGCTGAAGTGCAGCTCCAGTTGGACACTGGATCCGACATCAGTGTTGTGTCGAAGCGTGTGTGGGAGAAAATTGGGAAGCCTTCCACCACCCCAGCACTAGGCAAAGCATCCACTGCTTCTGGTGCCCCCCTTCAGCTGCTTTTCAAGTTCGCGTGTGACGTCAACGTCAATGGCCAGCAGCGCCGTGGCACATTCTACGTGGTCGACAAATCGCTCAACGTGCTTGGGATCGATTTGATCGACGCGTTTGGACTCTGGTCGGTGCCGATTTCATCTTTTTGTGACCAGATCACCAAACCGTTCACATCTTTGAAGCAGCATGAACCAGCACTTTATCACAGCACTTTTCCACCCACAATCTAA